Below is a window of Longimicrobium sp. DNA.
ACCAGGTAATCCAGGAGCCGGGTGAGCTCCGCCTCGTCCAGAACGTCGGAGCTCACCCGGATGACGTAGTCGCGGTCCTCGCGATCCAGGGTATAGGCTGGTGCGGTCGCCATTTTCGCCTTTCCGAGCAGGTGGCTGGAACATCCAAGGTAATCAACTTCGCGCGGAATTGAACCCGGACACCCTGTGCCTCCACCTCACACCGGGACCTCGTCCACGTAGCACCAGCTCCAGTCCTCGCCCGGCTCGGCGGACTGGATGATGGGGTGCTGCGTGGCGTGGAAGTGCTTGGTGGCGTGCTTGTTGGGCGACGAGTCGCAGCAGCCCACATGGCCGCAGGTGCGGCACATCCGCAGGTGCACCCACCAGCTGCCGGTCTTCAGGCACTCCTCGCATCCCTGCGTGTTGGGGTGCACGTCGTGGATCTGGTCGGTGTGGGTGCAGTTCGTCGCCATCGTCCTCTCCGTCGTGGATCGTGTCGCAGACCTCGCATCGTCCGAGTCTGCCACGGCGCCGCCCGTTCCGCAACGCCGCCACAGCATGATCACACGGAGGAAACGGAGGGAACGGAGAACTGCACCCGTCCTCCGTTTCCTCCGGTCCCTCCGTGTGAGACCTTTCTTCTTTCCCTCAAACCGCGGCTGCGGTCATCATCTCCGCGGCCTCGGAGGCGGGGCAGGGGGCCAGGGCGTAGCGCGGGAGCTTCATCACCAGCGTCTGCAACCCTTCGGCGAACGTGGGGTGGATGAACTCCGTGTCGACCACCGTGCGTGCGGTCGCGCCGGCCTGCATCAGCACGGAGAATACGTGCACCAGCTCCCCCGCCTGCGCGCCCACGATCGACGCGCCGACGAAGCGCTCCGTCTTCCGGTCGACGAGGATGCGCATCACCCCGGCGGGGACGTCGGCCTCCACCGCGCGCGCCACCCCCGCGAACGGCATCTCCGCCACCTCCACGTCGAGTTCCTGCTCGCGCGCCTCGCGCTCCGTCATCCCCACGCGGCCGACCTGTGGATCGGTGAACATGGCGTAGGGGACCAGCCGCCCGTCGCGCCCGCCGCTCCGCTGGCCGGTGAGGATGTCGAAGAGGATCCGCCCGTCGTCCCACGCGCGGTGGGTGAACTGCGGGCCGCCGGTGCAGTCGCCGATGGCGAACACGCCCTCCGCGGAGGTGCGGAAGCCGTCGTCCACCGCCACGAAGCCGCGCTCGTCCAGCCGCACGCCGGCCGCGTCGCATCCCAGGTCGCCGGTGTTCGGCGTCCGCCCCGTCGCCACCAGCAGGTGCGATCCGGCCGCCTCGCTCCCGTCCTCCATCGTCACCACGACGTCATCCTCCCGCCGCTCCACGCGCGCCGGACGGCTTCCCTTGCGCACGCCGATCCCCTCGGCGGCGAACTGCTTCTCGATCTCCGCCGACACCTGCGGGTCCTCGCGCGCCAGCAGCCGGTCGCCGGGGTCGATGATCGTCACCTCCGCGCCCAGCCGCCGGAACGCCTGCCCCAGCTCGCACCCGATGTAGCCGCCGCCGACGCACACCAGCCGCTCCGGCAGCTCGCGCAGCGCGAAGATGGAGCCGTTGGTGAGGAAGGGCACCGCGTCCAGCCCCGGGATCCTGGGCACCGCGTGGCGCGTTCCGACGTTCAGGACGATGGTCTCCGCCTCGTGCGTCTCGCCCTCGATCTCCACCTTCCGTGGTCCGGCGAGGCGCGCGTGGGCTTGGACGACGGTGAGCCGCTCGCCCGCGCGCTCCAGGCGCTGCCGCACCCCCTCGCGCCACTGGTGGACGATGCCGTCCACGCGCTCCATCACCGCGCGGAAGTCCACCTCCACGGCGGTGTTCACGCCAAGACGACGGGCGCGCCGCGCGTCGTGCGCCGCCTGCGCGCTGGCGATCAGGCTCTTGCTGGGCGTGCAGCCGCGGTTCACGCAGGTGCCGCCCACCTCGCTGCGCTCCGCCAGCAGCACCGTGCGCCCGCTCTCCGCCAGCAGCGCGGCCAGCGGCACGCCGCCCTGCCCGGCGCCGATCACGATCACGTCGTATCTCATGGGGATTTCCGTTCCGCGGGGGGCGAGCTGTATCAGCGGCGAATCCGGCGTGCCGGTAGTGAGATGGTGACGGGTTACGCTCGGCGCGGCAAGCCCCTCGTCACCGCCCGCGGGTGATCTCCCACCCGCGTCCCTCCGCGCCCGGACTGCGGAAAGTGTGGCGTGGATGCAACGCACGCGTGGGAGGCGGATCGTGCCGGATCGCAACCTCCGTTGGCTCAATCGGAGTGGAAGAGGGACAGGTGGTCTCCCCATCTGATACGGAATGCTGTAACAGAATCCTTGCGCCGGGTTGGAAGGGGGATTAGGTTACCGCCCGTTGACGATCCGCGAGCAGGATCCGCGGCCGTCGAACACTCCCCATCGCAACCCGACAAAGGCACCCCGGTCGCGAGGCCGGTCCGCAAAGCCCAGGGGTCTCTCCGAGACAGCCCGGCCGCCGAAGGAAGCAGTCCCGACAAAGGCACCCCGGCCGCGAGGCCGGTCCGCAAAGCCAGGGGTCTCTCCGAGACAGCCCAGCCGCCGAAGGATCGCATCGCGCGATCGTTTCCCCTTCGCACGCGGCTGGCCATCATGCTCCGGAAGGCACAGCGTCATCTCTTCGCGCATTCCCACGCGGCGGTCCTCCTCGCCGCCGCGCTCCTGGCATCCACCGCGGCCTGCTCCGACACCGGCACCGCGCCGGCCCGGCGCGCGCCCGCGGCCTCCGCACCGAGCCTGGTCTCCGCTCCCGCCGCCCGTCTCGTCTCCAATGCCGTGAAGTACCACGACGGCAGCGCCCCGCACGCCACCGGCCGCTCCGGCACCGCGCGGCTCGAGGCGCTGGCCGTCACCGGCGGCAACGGGGTGACCACGCTGACCATCACCACGGGAAGCCTGGACGACCCGGACCACGCGCCCGGGCAGATCGTGAAGGCGCAGCTGAAGGTGTTCGGCAGCGACGGCACCGCGCTCTTCACCGAGAACCACAACGGGCTGAACGGCGGCGGCACGCAGACCTTCATGCTCGCCGGGCTGGCGCCGGGCGCGCGCATCCAGGTGCAGGCCAACGTCCGCGGCATCGACGGGCGCCGCACCGACGTGGTGACGGTCACCGAGACGGTGAAGCAGGCCGCCGCGCTGCACGTGGACGTGAGCATGCCGGGGCAGACGCTGGTGGGCGCGCCGGTGGTGATCACCGCCACCGTGAGCGAGACCGGCGGCGACGTGGGGACCCGCGCCGACTGCGTGCTGTACGTGGACGGCCAGGCCGTGGACCGCGCCGAGGACATCTGGGTGGACGCGGGCGACGCGGTGACCTGCGCCTTCCGCTACACCTTCACCTCGCTGGGCAGCCACACCGTGGAGGTGCGCGCCAACGGCACCGGCGGCAGCGCCACGCTGCAGGCCAACGCCGGCGACCAGGCCACGGTCGACGTGGTGGGCGCCGCCCACACCGCCTGGACGGCCGAGGCCGAGGACCGCTCCTCCGCCAGCACCAGCGTGCTCGACTACACCTGGAGCAAGCCCGACGGGAGCCACAAGGAGTACTCGAACACCGAGACCACCACCACGCGCACGCAGGCGGTGAGCGTGCAGGGAACGCTCGACCGCGCCGTCCAGTTCCCGCTGACCGCGCTGGACGTGACGGTGGCGTCGAGCGGGGTGGAGTGGCAGGTGGAGCACTGGAACGACGTGGCCTCGGCACTGGACGCGAACGGCCAGGCGTGCGCCAGCCGGCAGATGCCGGAGCAGGGGGCCGTGCTCTTCGTCTGCAACGCCGCGCAGGGCGGCGCCACCTTCGGCTACACGCGCTTCGCCGGGACGGTCACCTACCACAGCCAGGGCTTCTCCAACACCTTCGACGGGCTGACGGGCACGCCGAACGTCTACGCGTGGAACGACGGCTACACGCTCTCGTCCAGCGGCGGCCAGATGCGTCCCTTCGGCGGCGAGGTGAAGCTGACGCTGAACGTGCACGACGACGCGGGCGGTTGGGAGCTGACCCCCACGGTGGCGCTCTCGCCCTTCAGCGACGCGGCGGTCGTGGTCCAGCCGCGCACCTGCACGCTGAGCAGCCCCTACTGGCTGGACGGCGGCACGCTGAACTCCTGCAACACCGTCACCACCCAGGACACCGGCACCCGCGGCACCGCCGCCGGCTGACCCGATCCGGTTTCCGCGACAACGACGCAGGGCGAGACGAATCCCGTCTCGCCCTGCTTCCGTTTGTGTCGAGATCCCGCGCTGCCACAAGAAACATCCACCGAGGTGACCCTTTCCCGACAGCGTCATCCCCAACGCACGCCCCGCCCGACGTCATCCTGAGGCCGGCCACAACGCTACCTGTCCTCACTCAAGACATTGCAGGCCGAAGGGATCTATAGCGTGATCCACACGTCAGCAATCGCAGCGCTCCGACTGCATCTCCGCACATCGCGGACAACCATCTGCCCGCTTCCGAAGCCGACGTGCTTTCACATTATAGATCCTTCGGCCTGCAACCGCTGGCGCATGCTGCGGCTACGGCGCGGGCGGCCTCAGGATGACGTCATCTCCGTGCAGAAATTGCGTTGCGAACCACTCACCCCAGCGCCTCGCACCACGCGAGCACGTCGGCGAAGCGGTGGTCCTCGAGGGCGCCGAAGAGCGGGTGGCGGCCCATGCGCGCGCGGCTCACGGCGGGGCTGGTGAGGCCGCAGAGGAAGCGCGCGAGCTGCCGCGGCGCCCCCAGCGCGTCCGGCTGCCCGTCGCGGACGGCGCGCACCTCGCCGGCGTTCACGCGCCGCTCGATGGGCGCGGCCGGCGGCGGGGCGGGGAAGACGGTGGCGCGGCCGGTCTCGCACCAGGTGCAGTGCCCGCACGGCTCCGCCCGCTCCTCGCCGAAGTGCGCCAGCAGCCCGGTGGTGATGCACCCGTCGCGCGACGCGAGCGCCACCACGTCGCGCACCCGCTCCACCTCCTGCGCCTCGCGCCGCGCGAACCGCTCCAGCAGCTCGTCCGCCAAGGCCGCGGCGTCGGCGTGCGTGGCGGTGCGGGTGAAGCGCAGGCGCGCGTCGCTGGCCTGCACCTCGGCCAGCTCCTGCTCGCCCAGGTACTCGATCGCGCGGCAGACGCGGCCCCGGTCCGAGCCGAGCTTCGCGGCGACGTCCTCCGGGTTCAGCGTGTACCACGTGCGCCCGAAGCTGGCCGCGCGGAAGATCCCCTCCACGAACGCCTTCCGCTCGCCGTTGAAGCGTCCCGTCACCTCCTTTAATTCCTCCTTCAGGCGGATGCGGTAGCCGGCGTAGAACGGCGTTCCCTGGTGGATTACCCCGAGCAGCTCCAGGTAGGTGAGCGCCGTCTTCACCACCAGCTGGCGGATGTCGTGGCGGCTGGAGAGGTCGAAGACGGAGACGTCGAACGAGGCGCCGGCGCCCAGCAGCTCGTCCACCAGCGCGCGGACGGAGGCCGCGGTGGGCGTGTCGCCGTACGCGAAGTTCTCCAGCGTGGCCACGTCGTCCATCCCCCCCAGCATCTCCACCACCGACGGCTGTCCGTCGCGCCCGGCGCGGCCGATCTCCTGGCTGTAGCTCTCCAGTCCCTTGGGAAGGTTGTAGTGGTAGACGTAGCGCACGTCCGACTTGTCGATCCCCATCCCGAAGGCGATGGTAGCGACCACCGTGGCGTGGTCCGACGCCTTCCACCATTCCTGCACCTGCGCGCGCACGTCGTCGTTCATCCCGGCGTGGTAGGCGCGCGCGGGGATCCCCGCCTCGTCCAGCAGCTTCGCCACGCGCTCGGCGGTGCGCTGCAGGGTGACGTACACGATCCCCGGCCCGGGCGGGCGCGAGCGCACTCGCCGCACCAGCTCGGCGTCGCGCTCGCCGGGGCGGGTGGGGTGGACGGAGAGGAAGAGGTTGGGGCGATGGAACCCCGTGACCACCGCGCCGTCGCGGGGGATGCGGAAGCTGGCGCAGACGTCGTCCACCACCTGCGGCGTGGCCGTGGCGGTGAGGGCCAGGACGCGCTCGGCGCCCAGCGTGCGCGCGATGTCGGCCAGCTTCAGGTAGTCGGGGCGGAAGTTGTGCCCCCACTCGGAGATGCAGTGCGCCTCGTCCACCGCGAAGAGGGCGACGTGGACGCGGCCGAGGAGTTCGAGGAAACGCTCGTTGTTGAAGCGCTCGGGCGAGACGTAGAGCAGGCGCAGCTCGCCGGAGAGGAGGCGCTTCTCCACCGCCTTGGCCTCGTCGAAGCTGAGCGAGCTGTCCAGCCGCGCGGCGTCGATCCCCAGCGCCCGCAGCGCGTCGATCTGGTCCTTCATCAGCGCGATCAGCGGGCTTACGACGAGCGTCACGCCGTCCAGCAGGAGCGCGGGAAGCTGGTAGCACAGG
It encodes the following:
- a CDS encoding UBP-type zinc finger domain-containing protein produces the protein MATNCTHTDQIHDVHPNTQGCEECLKTGSWWVHLRMCRTCGHVGCCDSSPNKHATKHFHATQHPIIQSAEPGEDWSWCYVDEVPV
- a CDS encoding mercuric reductase, which produces MRYDVIVIGAGQGGVPLAALLAESGRTVLLAERSEVGGTCVNRGCTPSKSLIASAQAAHDARRARRLGVNTAVEVDFRAVMERVDGIVHQWREGVRQRLERAGERLTVVQAHARLAGPRKVEIEGETHEAETIVLNVGTRHAVPRIPGLDAVPFLTNGSIFALRELPERLVCVGGGYIGCELGQAFRRLGAEVTIIDPGDRLLAREDPQVSAEIEKQFAAEGIGVRKGSRPARVERREDDVVVTMEDGSEAAGSHLLVATGRTPNTGDLGCDAAGVRLDERGFVAVDDGFRTSAEGVFAIGDCTGGPQFTHRAWDDGRILFDILTGQRSGGRDGRLVPYAMFTDPQVGRVGMTEREAREQELDVEVAEMPFAGVARAVEADVPAGVMRILVDRKTERFVGASIVGAQAGELVHVFSVLMQAGATARTVVDTEFIHPTFAEGLQTLVMKLPRYALAPCPASEAAEMMTAAAV
- a CDS encoding RecQ family ATP-dependent DNA helicase — its product is MADAEAGASPAAGADIGALLRERFGLPGFRPGQERVIRAILERGAALAVFPTGGGKSLCYQLPALLLDGVTLVVSPLIALMKDQIDALRALGIDAARLDSSLSFDEAKAVEKRLLSGELRLLYVSPERFNNERFLELLGRVHVALFAVDEAHCISEWGHNFRPDYLKLADIARTLGAERVLALTATATPQVVDDVCASFRIPRDGAVVTGFHRPNLFLSVHPTRPGERDAELVRRVRSRPPGPGIVYVTLQRTAERVAKLLDEAGIPARAYHAGMNDDVRAQVQEWWKASDHATVVATIAFGMGIDKSDVRYVYHYNLPKGLESYSQEIGRAGRDGQPSVVEMLGGMDDVATLENFAYGDTPTAASVRALVDELLGAGASFDVSVFDLSSRHDIRQLVVKTALTYLELLGVIHQGTPFYAGYRIRLKEELKEVTGRFNGERKAFVEGIFRAASFGRTWYTLNPEDVAAKLGSDRGRVCRAIEYLGEQELAEVQASDARLRFTRTATHADAAALADELLERFARREAQEVERVRDVVALASRDGCITTGLLAHFGEERAEPCGHCTWCETGRATVFPAPPPAAPIERRVNAGEVRAVRDGQPDALGAPRQLARFLCGLTSPAVSRARMGRHPLFGALEDHRFADVLAWCEALG